In a single window of the Deinococcus malanensis genome:
- a CDS encoding threonine/serine dehydratase → MITLKDVCGAAGRLAPHIHRTPVLSSGSLDRLLGRELLFKSEHLQKTGSFKVRGALNAALQLGGPRGLVTLSSGNHAQGVAFASRVLGVPCVVVMYEDASETKKAAVRSYGATVMDKGVTRLNGEEFVRAIAADRGFHYIHAYDDPQVMAGQGTQALEFTEQSEAPDAVLVAVGGGGMISGIATVIKAVWPDTRVIGVEPEAGDDTRRSLLAGERIRLEAPPRTVADGVQTMMPGALTFPVVQKHVDEVLAVREESILEAQRLMMRHLKQVVEPTAGLPLAPLLEGADLPPRLGMFVCGGNWLP, encoded by the coding sequence GTGATCACGCTTAAGGACGTCTGTGGAGCTGCCGGGAGGCTCGCGCCGCACATCCACCGCACACCGGTCCTGTCGTCGGGATCGCTTGACCGTCTGCTGGGCCGCGAACTGCTTTTCAAGAGCGAGCACCTCCAGAAGACCGGCAGCTTCAAGGTGCGCGGGGCGCTGAACGCGGCGCTGCAGCTTGGCGGCCCGCGTGGACTGGTGACCCTGTCGAGCGGGAACCACGCGCAGGGCGTGGCCTTCGCCTCGCGCGTGCTGGGCGTCCCCTGCGTCGTCGTGATGTATGAGGACGCCAGCGAGACGAAGAAGGCGGCGGTGCGTTCCTACGGCGCGACGGTCATGGATAAGGGCGTCACCCGCCTCAACGGCGAGGAATTCGTGCGTGCTATCGCCGCCGATCGCGGCTTTCACTACATCCACGCCTACGACGACCCGCAGGTCATGGCGGGACAGGGCACGCAGGCCCTGGAATTCACCGAGCAATCAGAGGCACCGGATGCGGTCCTCGTCGCTGTGGGTGGTGGCGGCATGATCAGCGGCATCGCGACCGTCATCAAGGCGGTGTGGCCGGATACGCGCGTGATTGGCGTCGAGCCCGAGGCAGGTGACGACACGCGCCGAAGCCTCCTAGCGGGTGAACGGATCCGGCTGGAGGCGCCGCCCCGCACGGTTGCGGACGGCGTGCAGACCATGATGCCGGGTGCCCTGACGTTCCCCGTGGTGCAGAAGCATGTGGACGAGGTGCTCGCCGTGCGGGAGGAGAGCATCCTGGAGGCGCAGCGCCTGATGATGCGGCACCTCAAGCAGGTCGTGGAGCCCACGGCAGGTCTGCCCCTCGCGCCGCTGCTGGAGGGCGCTGATCTGCCGCCCCGCCTGGGGATGTTCGTGTGTGGCGGCAACTGGCTGCCCTGA
- a CDS encoding amidohydrolase family protein, with product MDIVDAQVHFNLLGTLDAGVAAMDAVGVSALLYDEYWAFDAKSRILPGYELPGGAFRQVFPLAEEAALRYPERFAYLVRFDRRDPDLDALVGSIRTVPQRKALRVVPWTPEGFEQFAEGADAPLFAAAQRHRVPVFVLLPGRTRLLHPYLHAFPDVPVIVDHCGVTLAPGRLHDDRLSGFDDVLALAQFPNVALKWSHAPRLSGGAYPYPDVLAMLLRVVEAFGPQRVMWGSDHTQSRDHHSWAESLYYIRDTPELSSEEKGWILGRSLRTVLQWPAPAGTSGA from the coding sequence ATGGACATCGTCGACGCGCAGGTGCATTTCAATCTTCTTGGGACCCTCGACGCGGGCGTGGCTGCCATGGACGCGGTCGGGGTTAGCGCCCTGCTTTATGACGAGTACTGGGCCTTTGATGCCAAAAGCCGCATTCTGCCGGGATATGAACTGCCTGGAGGGGCCTTCCGGCAGGTGTTTCCCCTTGCGGAAGAAGCGGCGCTCCGCTATCCCGAGCGGTTTGCGTACCTCGTGCGATTTGACCGCCGGGACCCCGACCTCGATGCGCTGGTCGGCAGCATCCGGACCGTTCCGCAGCGCAAGGCCCTGCGCGTGGTGCCCTGGACGCCCGAGGGCTTCGAGCAGTTTGCTGAGGGCGCCGACGCACCGCTGTTCGCCGCTGCCCAGCGGCACCGGGTGCCGGTCTTCGTGCTGCTTCCGGGGCGCACACGGCTGCTGCACCCCTACCTCCATGCCTTTCCGGATGTCCCGGTCATCGTCGACCACTGCGGCGTGACGCTCGCGCCGGGACGCCTGCACGACGACCGCCTGTCGGGGTTCGATGACGTTCTCGCGCTTGCGCAGTTTCCCAACGTCGCGCTCAAGTGGAGTCACGCGCCGCGCCTGTCGGGGGGCGCCTACCCCTACCCGGACGTGCTGGCCATGCTGCTCCGTGTCGTGGAAGCCTTCGGGCCCCAGCGGGTGATGTGGGGAAGTGACCACACGCAAAGCCGGGACCACCATTCCTGGGCCGAGTCCCTGTACTACATTCGCGACACGCCCGAGCTGTCATCCGAGGAGAAAGGCTGGATCCTGGGCCGGAGCCTGCGCACCGTCCTGCAGTGGCCTGCCCCTGCAGGCACGTCGGGCGCGTAA